The nucleotide window GCCATGTTGGCATCCAGCTCagcagtgctacctcttgagcactgcgttggtttttttcccgaagaggaagggatgatgcagcagagtagcgtaagtatttccctcagtttttgagaaccaaggtatcaatccagtaggaggctacgcgcgagtccctcgtacctgcacaaaacaaataaatcctcacaaccaacgcgataaggggttgtcaatccctacacggccacttacgagagtgagatctgatagatatgataagataatatttttggtattttttatgataaatatgcaaagtaaaataaaagcaaagtaaataacaaagtattggaagattaatatgatgaagatagacccgggggccataggtttcactagtggcttctctcaatagcataagtattctacggtgggtgaacaaattactgttgagcaattgacagaattaagcatagttatgagaatatctaggcatgatcatctatataggcatcacgtctgagacaagtagaccgactcctgcctgcattactactattactccactcatcgaccgctatccagcatgcatctagagtattaagttaatgaaaacagagtaacgccttaagcaagatgacatgatgtagagggataaagtcatgcaatatgatgaaaaccccatcttgttatccttgatggcaaaaatacaatacgtgccttgctgcacctactgtcactgggaaaggacacaacaagattgaacccaaagctaagcacttctcccattgcaagaaagatcaatccaataggccaaaccaaactgataattcaaagagacttgcaaagataaccaatcatacataaaataattcagagaagattcaaatattgttcatagatagacttgatcataaacccacaattcatcaatctccacaaacacaccgcaaaaagaagattacatcgaatagttctccacaagagagggggagaacattgtattgagatccaaaaagagagaagaagccatctaactaataactatggacccgtaggtctaaggtgaactactcacacttcatcggaggggctatggtgatgatgtagaagccctccgtgattgatgccccctccggcggagctccggaacaggccccaagatgggatctcgtggatacagagagttgcggcggtggaattagggttttggctccgtatatgatcgtttgggggtacgtaggtatatataggaggaaggagtacgtaggtggagcaacagggggcccacgagggtggagggcgcccctgGGGGGCTAGGCGcgaccccctacctcgtggcctcctcttttgtgtcttgacatagggtccaagtctcctggatcatgttcggtgagaaaatcacgttctcgaaggtttcattccgtttggactccgtttgatattccttttcttcgaaaccctaaaaataggcaaaaaacagcagttctaggctgggcctccggttaataggttgtgacgcccccgattcgatcgtacactaatcatacacgcaaatgtgtacgatcaagatcaaggactcacgggaagatatcacaacacaactctagacataAATTAAAATAacacaagctttatattacaagtcaggggcctcgagggctcgaatacataagctcgaatacacaagagtcagcggaagcaacaatatctgagtacagacataagttagacaagtttgccttaagaaggctagcacaaaagcagcaacgatcgaaaaggcaaggcctcctgcctaggagcCTCCTAACTTCTCCTAAtcgtcagcggccgtcacgtagtagtaggtaTCCTCCGGGTAGTAttagtcatcagtggcgtcgtctggctcctgggatccatcatctggtcgcaacaatcgggtatgggggaaaaagaagtagcaaagcaaccgtgagtactcatccaaagtacttgcaagacttacatcagatctaaactaagtatgcatttgtatcaaaggaaatgggctgtatctgtggactaaactgcagaatgccagaagggaaggagaaagcctagcctatcgaagactagcatcttctggaaaccaccatcttgtagcaacaggagggagtagagtagtaTAAAgtaaagtaaagtagtagaagtgttatcaacctcggccagagatcctttctcgactccctacgagaaagcaatcccagagccatactatccattcaTCATAATCATGTCTCATAAccatttctcatctcaagtatccagttctagttgtatcgatcgggatacaactccaagtgtccgttaccgtaggacaggctatcgataggtgttttcttccctgcaggggtgcaccaacttacccaccacgctcgattaactccggacggacacactttcctgggtcatgcccggcctcggccaaacaatacgccacaacccgacctaggcttaatagagaggccagcacgccggactaaacctatgcccccaggggtcatgggccatctccccgggaactcctgcatgttgcgtacgtggccggtgagcagacctagctacctccttcaacaaggtaggtgctttccagtccaacccggagcgcgctgctcagtcgctgacgtgtattaagcttcggctgatgtatacgacgtagaacacccatactatgcccacgtgatggttagtgctatcaggccagaggcccctcggatcaaatatccaaatcgtagtcgattaggaacgcgcggtaacgagcagagactcacgatcgatgtgaccccgtcgccccgtctcgagtacttgcggcaagggctaagaatgcccggccacgcctcgtaagtatctcgcgggcaccttccaggtcaacccgactccacatcactcgcaattaagctcgcgcgggtacccctcagggccaacccgtctttagtaacatggtccAGTggaaagtcatagtaaccatagtaaccgtgtgtctaacaccaagggggaaaacctgaggaatcacccttgtcggattcccactcgatgtaaacatcaaggtgaatgtaagaggaaccaccctcgaggttcacacttaaggggttgcacgacagagtcgtatcgaaagtggttaaggaggaaatcaccctcgatgaccacgaccgaatagctactctatagagatctcatcaggagtgatgtatgaggttccaccctcggcacttgatggtaactctgcagagtcgagcaacaaagGGGCGTGATGTGACATGAGGTGTCGGGGCCTGGTCTTTgatcccgttgatcgggtcttcTGATAATCCAGCGGGGCAGTCGGGTCAAGTGAGGGGGTCACTGATGggtctctaaccaacctatactaagcagtttaggataagcaggtaggtaacaaTAGCAGGTTACAATAaacaggctatgcagcagaataggagcaaacaataacagtagcaaaatctaatgcaagcatgagagaatggaatgggtgatatcgggatgatcaaaggggggcttgcctggttgctctggcaaggaggggtcgtcgtcgacgtagtcgatcgtaggggcagcatcggtctcggggtctaccggagagaagagggggaagaaacagtaattATAAAGAAAATATAGAATCACAAAGCATAACGTGGTAAAATGCTGTGCCGGGAGTGACCTACGTATGGCTACACGATATAGGTGAAGGGGGGGTTCAACCGGGAACGTTTTCCaggttccggacctgtgtcagacagatgaccggagggggaatgttccatgttcagcatgctaggggcatgtgacagatgaacggaccgcgtattcggaatcgttggattttgtgagcaactttcacatagaaaacattttcatccgagttgcgatttattttatatgaattttcaaagttttaaacaatATTTTGAAATTATTACTAATTCAAAAATAAAGGTTAAGATGCTATGTGCACCCAGCACTGTGTACACAAAGGTGTACCCGGTGGCCGACAGGTGGGCTAGggggtcccagttgaccagtcaacgttgactggtcaacagggggtggGCTCCTCCTGTCATTCTCTGTTAGTTAATTAAcaatagttaattaggttaattaatcattagattaattaatcttagttagttaatttaatcagaattaattaagttaattaattaattatttttattaattattaattattattttattttatttttattattactATAGCTCGGCCACCGTCCACCACAGATTAATTAACAGTAGCCACCGTCCACCACCGGGGAGGAAAGATCGGCAGCAGCTTCAGGCACCACCACTATCGATTTAAGCCGCTGCCTGCCCGAAATGGGAAAGCCCTCCGGATCTATAGCTCGAGGGGATGGGGCGCAGCCAGATCCCTTGCCCCGAAGCAGGATTCGAGGCGCAACACGCGAATCCCGgacgggggggaggggggggctCAGGCTTGGCATTGAATCTGGCACCATGGACGAACTGCTGGGGAAAGGGGAGGGCGCGTGGGGACTGTCACAAGCGCTGGATCTGGGGAAGCGCGGCGGGCCCATGGCGGGTGGGAGGGGGGTGGCGGCCGGAGCCCGGAGTGGGCAGCGACCGGGCTGGTGACCAGCGGCGCAAGGAGAGAGTGTGGGCTAGGAGAGAAACTTGCAGAAAAGGAATCTCAGTGATGCATTTAAGTGAGCGTGGCAGTGGTGTGAATGTCCGCAAGCCCCTAGTTTGTCTCATGTTTACGAGAGAAACTGCGTCCGGATCGCTCGGCGGACGGTTACATGCTCACATTGGATGACACAGCACGTTGAGACCGCACGGTCCGAACATATGCGGGCTGTTTAAGTGTCGGTGTTGGAGACGTCTTTACAGGTGATCTGCTGGGTACTACTACCTCTGTATTAATAAAATATAAAACGTTTTATAGTAGGCTAAAACTAGCCTTAGAAAACGTATGCGAAGGGAGTATGAAATACTAAGATGTACAAGGACTCGGAGTTCTGTGTCTAACACGAATTCTGCCGTTGAGCGGGACCAAAGAGCATGCATGTACCCCTACAGTACTCCCGCTGCCCGCTGCAAGGCCCATCCCAATCAGTGATCTACTACTACTAGCACTGACACCGCACCGACACTCAGATCACAAATGTCTCGCCATAGAGTCTAGTCTAGCGTGTCTCGAGAATTAACAGATTACTGGTACAGTGGTGACAACAAAATTATCACCAAAAGACAATCTCTAATTAAAGCAAGTTAGGGTAACTAAAAACTGTGTCTGAAGCAGCGGCTGCTATTTTACGGCGCCCTGAAAAGTCGTGCTCGGTAGTACCAGTGGCGCACAGGCAGACACACACCGACCGACCACAGCACTCCCAAACAAAACACTACTATTCCCAAACAAATGAGCAGCTGCGCCTTTGCTGCTTTTGCTCTGCTCCTCCGTCCACTCCCCCCCTTTCTCCCCCCTCCACCGGGCTCGCTGCCGGTGGCCGCCGCTTCCGCCGCCCGCTTTACCCACCGCTGATTTACACATCAGCTGCTCGGCTCGAGCTCCGTAGCAAGACTCTGGAGGTCCCAGCGCCTCACATCACCCGTGCAGCCGGACAAAGAACTACTCCTACTCCCGGAGGAGATGAAGTCCCGGAGCTCCGCGAGGGGCGAGCCGAGGAGGTTCGGGAATGTGGCTCTCCTGGCCCTCATGCTCTGCTCCCTCGTCGCGCTCTCGCTCATCCGGGCCAGGTTCTCCCCAATCGGTAACGCCATCGCCTGCTCTTTTTTGCTCTTTCTTCTTTTGTTCCTGGCTATGCAGAGGCATGGCCAGTGGTGGGAGCAAATCTGAGGGCGTCAGAGCTGCCGTTTGACCGCTCTCATGGTGCCGCTGCGTTTCTGCAGGTAATACGGCCGTTGCGGAGACCATCAAAGTGGAGGATCCGAAGCCCGTGGTGGTGAGCAAGCCGGCTGCCACGGCGGAGGCCGACGAGGCCGCCGCAGTAGCCGGTAAGCTAACTTATCCGCCTTCGTACACGGCGTGTCTATCGTCTAGAAAGATTAGTGAGTGGATTGGAAGCCGCTCGCTTTATGCAGCGGGTGGTTGGGTGTCTAGATCTGCTTGGCATTTCTTTACCGGCAGGTTTCTTTTGGTAATATCATATCCACTTTTGCTGAGATTCAGCCTCAAATCAGAcaaggagaggagaggagaggagaagcAATGGAACCATCCACGGATTTAGCAGCAGCTCGTCCTAAACTATCCCTGCTATACACTGAAGATTTTTGTTCCAAATAATTCGGTGAAGAGTGTGGTGGCATCAGATCTCACCAGGAACTGGATTTTCTTCTTACAGTGGAGGAAGACAAGGAGGAGGAAGCTCAGCCCAAGGATGAGGAAATTCAGCCCAAGACCGAGCAGGCCTTAGACGCCGCAGTGCGGCCCGCCAAAGCCGCGGTGGCCGTTGATGCCAGCAAGCCGGTGTGCTACGAGACGAGCCGGCGCTCCGACACCTGCGAGGCGGCCGGCGACGTGCGCCTGCTGGGGAGAAGCCAGACCATCTACGTCGACACGCTGGAGCGGGAGTGGAAGACCAGGCCCTACTGCCGGAAGCACGACACGTACGCGCTGTCCCACGTCAAGGAGTGGTCCCTGAAGCCGTTCCCCTCCGGCGACGGCGCGGCGCCCAAGTGCACGTCCAACAGCTCGGCCACCGCCTTCGTGATCTCGACGGGCGGGTTCACCGGCAACCCCTTCCACGACTACACGGACGTGCTCATCCCGGCCTTCATCACGGCCCACCGCTTCGCCGGCGAGGTCCAGTTCCTGGTGAGCAGCTACAAGTCGTGGTGGATGAGCAGGTACATCCAGATCTTCCAGCAGATGAGCCGGTACGAGGTGGTGGACATCGACGCGGACGACGAGGTCCGGTGCTACCCGAGCGCCGTGGTCGGGCCGACGTTCCACAAGGAGCTGGGCGTGGATCCCTCCAAGGCGCCTTCGGGCGTCTCGGTGGCGGACTTCCGCAAGATGCTGCGCAGCGCGTTCGGGCTGGAGCGCGCCACGGCGACGCCGAGCGGCGACCGGTGGGACATCCGCCGCCGGCCCCGGCTGCTGATCATCTCCCGGCGCACCTCACGCGGGCGGGCCTTCATGAACGAGCGCGCCATGGCGGACATGGCGGGGAGCCTCGGGTTCGACGTCCGCATCGGGGACCCGGACACGACCTCCGACACGTCCAAGTTCGCGCGGCTGGTGAACTCGTGCGACGTGATGGTGGGCGTGCACGGCGCCGGGCTGACGAACATGGTGTTCCTGCCGGCCGGCGCCGTGCTGGTGCAGGTGGTGCCGTACGGGCGGCTGGAGTGGCTGGCCCGCAACACGTTCGCGGAGCCGTCGGCGGGGATGGAGGTGCACTACCTGGAGTACGTGGTGCAGCTGGACGAGACGACGCTGAGCGAGCAGTACCCCAGCGACCACCTGGTGCTCAAGGACCCCATGGCCATCCACAAGCAGGGGTGGGACGCGCTCAAGACCACCTACCTCGACAAGCAGAACGTCCGGCCGCACCTCGGCCGCCTCAAGAAGACCTTCCTCCAGGCGCTCAAGATGCTGCCGCACGGCCGGGACGATTAGACCAGCAGCTTTAGCTCACCGTCGTCGCCATCATCATGGGAGCTTGAGAGCTCTGCTGGTAGCCTAGTATCATCATCACTAATAGTGTACAAAATGGATGCAGAGGACAAGTGTCTATAACCTTTACTCTGTTTTCGCCTAATCCGTGGGCCGCGCGGTGCACTGTACTACTCTACTCTTTTTTCAGCATGAGGTAAAACTTGCAGCCGTGTTAACAGGATGCACGCACTCAGCACAAACCAGACCCACTGTATCCTCTTCTGTTACAAGAAGCAATGCCCATGTATTTTTATTTTGAATCTAGCAATTTTGTAGTACACGTACAATGCTCAGCGATGTACTATACTGTTTCCTTAGAAAGAGGAAAGTGAGAAGTCCATATTACAAAGCTGAAGTTCAAGAAACAACCTTAAACTTTAAAACCGTCTACTTTAGAACCTCATATAACCGGACAACTCGAATTTTTCAAACCGGACAAAAATCAGTCTTGGCTCCAGTCAAACAACTGGTTTCATCCTTGTTTTGAGTCGTTTTGATCAGTCAAAAACCAAATCGGCATCACAGTTGAAAGTGCAGGTGACACTTAATTATATTTAGGTGTGACGACAGTATGATTAGTGAAACTAATATCGATTGCTAAAGTTTATTTTAAAATATTGATTATATGAAAATCTTGTTAGAGATGACTGACCCTTCCTCCATTTCAAAATAATTAAAGACCTGGTTTTCCAACGGCTAGAAGGCTTTCGTTTTGGTTCGATTTGAGTCGTTGGAAAACTGTACTATTAAGAGGACTCATCGTGCATGAATTTCGTGTGGAGATAATTCAAAACTTATAACCCAACTTTCCTACACCTACTATTAAATTACCTTGAGCAGTGTGCTCGTACGAAGGTATCCTTGAGTTACAACAGGAAATTACAggataccccgtgcgcacggggtagtCAGTAGCTCTCTGGACACCCAGTGCGTACGAGGACTTTGACCCGTGTGCACGGGTGGCGTGTAACTCTCTAGATACCCCGTGCGCATGGCGTCCTGGACATCCGTGCACACGGGGTGGTGGTTTCTTCTTTGACACCCCACGTGCACTGGGCTGACTTAGCCCGTGCACGGGGTCTCACGAGCAGAAATCTGCATCCGGTCAAAAATACTATAAAATGCCCCTTTCCTCCATCTCCAACCCTAAGCCTTATGTCTTGTTAAGCTTCACCATTGCCAAACTCCATTTTGTTCATTCCTTCCAATCCCTCCATCCAAACTTGTTGAAATTTTGGGGATTGAGGGAGTAGGACCCAATCTATACTTTGACCAAACCAATTCGTGTTCCCCGTAAGTTTTTGTTCACCATTGACTTGCTACTCTTGGGGTTTGGGCTCCTAGGTGGTTAGGGTTCCTCTGAAAGCTTCTTTGCTTGTGGTGTGCTCTAAAGACGTATGTAGAGGTGTGGTGGCCGCCTTCAAGACCACCCCCGAGTGATTCGAGGCTCATCCGTTGAGGGTGACACGAGGAGAATACTGTGAGGCTTCGGTGCCGTTTCGCAAGCTTTGGCCCCGGCACTGCTCCAATAAAAGATTAGCTCTTCCGCAAGAAAGAGTGAACTTCAGGATAACATCCACGTCCCCGACTCACTTAAGGTTAATGCGTTCCCGCACTTTGCTTTCTTTTGTATGCGTGTGGGcttgctaattatattgttgcctAGCTTACTTTGCTTTGAGCTTGCTTGTCATATAAGACCGTTCATCTAGTTGCATTTCTAGAGAAATCTATTTATCCACAATCCCCTCAAATTTCTAATTAAGCTTAAAATTTGTAGTCTACTATTCACGCCCCTCTAGTTGGCTGCATCGATCCTTTAAATTAGTATCGGAGCCTCGTGCTCTAATATAAGGTTTAACCACCCTAGGGGATATGGAATATCAAGAGAATTTGGGGGATGCACTACAAGTTGCGGTGGTTGGTCTTGGACTACCAGCCGCCACGGCCGAGGTACAACAACCTCCAACCGTTGTTCCCGTAGCCCCATGAACTCAAACACCACCTTGACTGCGACAGATATGCTTTCTATATTTGCGGACTTCAAAACCGCAATGTTGAAAAAGGTTCTCTCCTCAGTCAAGGATGAAGTTGATGTGCGCTTAAAGCCTCAACATCCGCATCAAATTCATTAAATCCAAATGAAgttcatgatgcgaatgacacgAGGGAAACTCTTGCATCACCGAGTCTCACACCCGTACCCAAGTATAATGCCATAGAGCCTTTTTACTCACCTCAACCCTTGCAACACCCTCGCATTAATAATGTTGGGCCTCGCCCCCCTTTGAAGGCTAACGCGTTTGCTAAGTTGAAACTAGATATGGAGTCTCACATCCTAGTGCTTCTACGTAACTATGGAGGATTGTGGTGAACGGTTTCAAACCCCATGATCCCATGAATCTCACTCCAAGGGAAGCAGTTGATGATCAACTCAATGCTATAACCCACAACATATTGTGCACCGCGGTGACCGATGATTATAATGACTACATTGCTCTTCTCAAGACTGCCAAAGAAATTTGGGATTGTCTCGAGGAGGCTCTTAAAGGCGATGAGCCATTCGAAGATCACGTTTGTCTTTCCGCAAGCAAGAGGTCAATTTGTTCATGAGGAATGTGTCACATCCTAGATTTTTCCCAAATCTGGTATGTTAAAATTTTCATAgggaatttaaaattttctataaAAACCCCATGATTGCCTAGGATTACTTGTGATTGACTTAGATTTTCTTGATTGTTTGTCCAGAAGGGTTAAAAGCCCAATGGAAATAGTGGAAACCTAGCTAGCCCTTAGTAGAAAATAGTCATTATTGGAACAAAGTTTAAATTCAAAACAGAACTGAATTTATagagaaaacaaaaaaagaaaaagagagagaaatagaagaaaaggaaaaaaaattaaaCCTAGCCCACCTAACCTACGCGGCCCAGCCGCGCGCCCCGAGCCAGCCCACCCGCGTTCTctcttccctctccctctcgGTGACATGGGCCCCCACCTATCGGGGTCATCCCCCACTTCGCGCACGACCTCCCGCAACAGCCGTGGGCATCCCACCTCCCCACGTCGCCTCCGGCCACGCCCGGCACCATGAGCACCTCTATTGAACCCCCAATACCCCATCTTTTGTTTCCCTCCCTCTCGCACCCTCTCCGCCGCCAGGTTGCCCGTGCCGGTGCTCGCAACTCCGCCACGGACGCCCAACTCCAGCGAGTGATTCCGCCCACGCAGGTGAGCTATGCCCCTCACTCTTGCCTTATTTTCGGTCCTCGATCCCGTCTATCTTCCTCATGAGTTTCCTCTTGCTAGGATGCGCCAAAATCAAGCACGACAACGAGCACACAAAGATCCCGAGCACCACCGCCGCTCCGTCTGCCTGCTgcctgctacttgtgagctgcgttgggattttccccgaagaggagaggagatgcaacacagtagagataagtatttccctcagtgagaaccaaggtatcaatccagtaggagaatcacgcaaagccttgatgtctactacacaacttatCCTTGTAGACTCGTATTGGACCTCCAAGCGCAGGGTTTTgtatagcaattttccctcaagtggatgacctaaggtttatcaatccgtgggaggcgtaggatgaagatggtatctctcaaacaaccctgaaatcaaatacaagaaatctctcatgtccccaacacacccaatacaatggcaaattgtataagtgcactagttcggcgaagagatggtg belongs to Triticum urartu cultivar G1812 chromosome 7, Tu2.1, whole genome shotgun sequence and includes:
- the LOC125519712 gene encoding alpha-1,3-arabinosyltransferase XAT3-like, yielding MKSRSSARGEPRRFGNVALLALMLCSLVALSLIRARFSPIGNTAVAETIKVEDPKPVVVSKPAATAEADEAAAVAVEEDKEEEAQPKDEEIQPKTEQALDAAVRPAKAAVAVDASKPVCYETSRRSDTCEAAGDVRLLGRSQTIYVDTLEREWKTRPYCRKHDTYALSHVKEWSLKPFPSGDGAAPKCTSNSSATAFVISTGGFTGNPFHDYTDVLIPAFITAHRFAGEVQFLVSSYKSWWMSRYIQIFQQMSRYEVVDIDADDEVRCYPSAVVGPTFHKELGVDPSKAPSGVSVADFRKMLRSAFGLERATATPSGDRWDIRRRPRLLIISRRTSRGRAFMNERAMADMAGSLGFDVRIGDPDTTSDTSKFARLVNSCDVMVGVHGAGLTNMVFLPAGAVLVQVVPYGRLEWLARNTFAEPSAGMEVHYLEYVVQLDETTLSEQYPSDHLVLKDPMAIHKQGWDALKTTYLDKQNVRPHLGRLKKTFLQALKMLPHGRDD